In Acinetobacter sp. WCHAc010034, a genomic segment contains:
- a CDS encoding efflux RND transporter permease subunit: protein MRTNMPDSPSPEDAALPEPEGLFDRLIQFAIQNAIWVMLFAAAWIAIGIYSYQKLPIDAVPDITNTQVQINTQANGFTALEIEQRITYPIENVMSGMPKLEQTRSISRYGLSQITVVFKDGTDIYWARQLINQRLQEAQGEMPDGVQPVMSPVSTGLGEIYQWVIKAGPDARKPDGTPYTAMDLREIQDWIVRPQLQRVEGVAEVNSIGGFNKTYVVAPDLNRLQQLQIPLSDLQAALTENNENRGAGYIEKNGQQLTVRVPGTLDTLEDIQNISIANKSGYPIRVADVASVSIGHDLRTGAATYNGEETVLGIAMMMMGENSRTVAQAIDAKVQAIQQSLPKGVVIETVYDRTHLVNRAIATVQKNLIEGAILVIVILFVFLGNFRAALITACVIPLSMLFTLTGMAEQKISANLMSLGALDFGIIVDGAVVIVENCIRRLAEAQKHHGRLLTRSERFREVFLAAKQARRPLIFGQLIILVVYLPIFALSGVEAKLFHPMAMTVVLALVGAMILSVTFVPAAVALFVKGEIKEKESRWMLWLKAKYEALLDRAYAFRLFVLTAAGCILVLTGILASQMGSEFAPQLSEGDFAVQQMRSPSTGLEQSLRMQENTEKLLLKEFPEIKAIFARTGTAEVATDVMPPNISDGIVLLKPRDEWPNAKQSTDELRQRMIAFLATLPGNNSEFSQPIELRFNELISGVRSDVGIKLFGDDMEVLNSEANKIAAQVQSIAGAAAVNVEQTSGLPLLNVEIDKSRAAQYGLSVKSIQDLVSASVGGQNVGSILQGDRRFDFVIRLDESQRSPEQLAVLPVQLPNGGLIQLQDVAKVENILGINQVSRENGKRRVVITANVEGRDLGSFVTELQSKLSAQALPSGYWLEYGGQFENLMSAKARMQLVVPLALLTIFILLLAVFRNIKECLLVFSGVPFALSGGLMAIWLRDIPLSMSAGIGFIALSGVAVLNGLVMLTFIKELRQQYDIHYATWHGAVLRLRPVLMTACVASLGFVPMALATGTGAEVQRPLATVVIGGIVSSTLLTLVLLPVIYRWMNEKIKSA from the coding sequence ATGCGCACTAACATGCCGGATTCCCCCAGCCCGGAAGACGCGGCGCTTCCTGAGCCGGAAGGCCTGTTTGACAGGCTGATTCAGTTTGCCATTCAAAATGCCATTTGGGTCATGCTGTTCGCGGCGGCGTGGATTGCCATCGGAATTTACAGTTATCAGAAATTGCCGATTGATGCCGTTCCGGACATCACCAATACCCAAGTGCAGATTAATACCCAGGCCAATGGCTTTACCGCGCTGGAAATTGAACAGCGGATTACCTATCCCATAGAAAACGTCATGTCCGGCATGCCGAAACTGGAGCAGACGCGCTCCATTTCACGCTATGGCCTGTCGCAGATTACGGTGGTGTTTAAGGACGGCACGGATATCTATTGGGCCCGGCAGCTGATCAATCAGCGCCTGCAGGAAGCGCAGGGCGAAATGCCGGACGGCGTGCAGCCGGTCATGTCGCCGGTTTCCACCGGTTTGGGCGAAATTTACCAATGGGTGATCAAGGCCGGGCCGGATGCGCGCAAGCCGGACGGGACGCCGTACACCGCGATGGATTTGCGTGAAATTCAGGACTGGATTGTGCGCCCGCAGCTGCAGCGCGTGGAAGGCGTTGCCGAAGTGAACAGCATCGGCGGCTTTAACAAAACCTATGTGGTGGCGCCGGACTTGAACCGCCTGCAGCAGCTGCAGATTCCTCTGTCAGACCTGCAGGCGGCCTTGACCGAAAATAATGAAAACCGCGGCGCGGGCTATATTGAAAAAAATGGCCAGCAGCTGACGGTGCGTGTGCCGGGCACTTTGGACACGCTTGAAGACATTCAGAACATCAGCATCGCCAATAAAAGCGGCTATCCGATTAGGGTTGCAGATGTGGCGTCCGTCAGCATCGGCCATGACTTAAGAACCGGCGCGGCCACCTATAACGGCGAAGAAACGGTCTTAGGCATCGCCATGATGATGATGGGCGAAAACAGCCGCACCGTGGCGCAGGCGATTGACGCCAAAGTGCAGGCGATTCAGCAGTCCCTGCCCAAAGGCGTGGTGATTGAAACCGTGTATGACCGCACACATTTGGTTAACCGGGCAATTGCGACCGTGCAGAAGAACCTGATTGAAGGCGCTATTCTGGTTATAGTGATCCTGTTCGTTTTCTTGGGGAATTTCCGCGCAGCGCTGATTACCGCCTGCGTAATTCCGCTGTCAATGCTGTTTACCTTAACCGGCATGGCGGAGCAGAAAATCAGCGCCAACCTGATGAGCTTAGGCGCTTTGGACTTCGGGATTATTGTCGATGGCGCGGTGGTGATTGTCGAAAACTGCATCCGGCGCTTGGCGGAGGCGCAGAAGCATCACGGCCGGCTGCTGACGCGCTCAGAGCGCTTTAGGGAAGTATTTCTGGCGGCCAAGCAGGCCCGGCGCCCGCTGATTTTTGGCCAGCTGATTATTTTAGTGGTCTATCTGCCGATTTTCGCGCTGTCCGGGGTGGAAGCAAAGCTGTTTCATCCAATGGCAATGACGGTGGTGCTGGCTTTAGTCGGCGCGATGATTCTGTCCGTGACGTTTGTTCCGGCTGCCGTGGCGCTGTTTGTCAAAGGCGAAATTAAGGAAAAGGAAAGCCGCTGGATGCTGTGGCTGAAAGCCAAATATGAAGCGCTTTTAGACCGGGCCTATGCGTTCCGCCTGTTTGTGCTGACCGCCGCCGGCTGCATTTTAGTGCTGACCGGCATCTTAGCTTCGCAGATGGGCAGCGAGTTTGCGCCGCAGCTGAGCGAAGGCGATTTTGCCGTGCAGCAGATGCGTTCGCCCAGCACTGGCCTAGAGCAGTCGCTGCGCATGCAGGAAAATACCGAAAAGCTTCTGCTGAAGGAATTCCCTGAAATTAAGGCGATCTTTGCGCGTACCGGCACGGCCGAAGTCGCTACCGATGTGATGCCCCCAAACATTTCAGACGGCATTGTCTTGCTGAAGCCGCGCGATGAATGGCCGAATGCCAAGCAAAGCACCGATGAGCTGCGCCAGCGCATGATTGCTTTTTTAGCCACCTTGCCGGGCAATAACAGCGAGTTTTCGCAGCCGATTGAACTGCGCTTCAATGAGCTGATTTCCGGCGTGCGCAGCGATGTCGGCATTAAGCTGTTTGGCGATGATATGGAAGTGCTGAACAGTGAAGCCAATAAAATCGCCGCGCAGGTTCAGTCCATCGCCGGCGCGGCGGCAGTTAACGTCGAGCAAACCAGCGGACTGCCTTTGCTGAATGTCGAAATTGACAAGTCCAGGGCGGCGCAATACGGCCTGTCGGTTAAATCCATTCAGGATCTAGTTTCAGCCAGTGTCGGCGGGCAGAATGTCGGTTCAATTCTGCAGGGCGACCGGCGCTTTGATTTTGTCATCCGGCTGGATGAGTCGCAGCGCAGCCCCGAACAGCTGGCGGTGCTTCCCGTGCAGCTGCCGAACGGCGGCCTGATTCAGCTGCAGGACGTGGCCAAAGTGGAAAATATTCTAGGCATCAATCAGGTGAGCCGTGAGAACGGCAAGCGCCGTGTAGTGATCACTGCCAATGTCGAAGGCCGAGATTTAGGCTCTTTTGTCACCGAATTGCAAAGCAAATTGTCCGCGCAAGCCTTGCCGAGCGGCTACTGGCTGGAGTACGGCGGGCAGTTTGAAAACTTAATGTCGGCCAAGGCCAGAATGCAATTGGTGGTGCCATTGGCCCTGCTGACTATTTTCATCCTGCTGCTGGCGGTGTTCCGCAACATTAAAGAATGCCTGCTGGTGTTCAGCGGCGTGCCGTTTGCGCTCAGCGGCGGCTTAATGGCGATCTGGCTGCGGGATATTCCGCTGTCGATGTCTGCCGGTATCGGCTTTATCGCCTTGTCTGGCGTGGCGGTTTTAAACGGCTTGGTGATGCTGACTTTCATTAAAGAGCTGCGCCAGCAGTACGATATTCATTATGCAACATGGCATGGCGCGGTGCTGCGCCTGCGCCCGGTGCTGATGACCGCCTGCGTGGCTTCATTGGGCTTTGTGCCGATGGCTTTGGCTACCGGCACAGGCGCGGAAGTGCAGCGCCCATTGGCGACGGTGGTGATTGGCGGGATTGTTTCATCGACCCTGCTGACGCTGGTGCTGCTGCCGGTGATTTACCGCTGGATGAATGAAAAAATAAAATCCGCTTAG
- a CDS encoding TetR/AcrR family transcriptional regulator — translation MPRARRSDGDATKARIIEAAGQLIAQNGWAKTTNKAIAKNAEADLAAINYHFAGRDGLYRAVLTEAHAHYLNEARLREIAGCSASAEDKLGLLFETLIEKLNEKDLWHGKVFISEMFSPSPHLQNFFENEGARKFQIVRRIIAEVTGLNENDPRIIPCIFSAVAPCLMLLLTGMPVPGPMQALGQLPAKQLAEHFKTFALAGLKAAVAQQ, via the coding sequence ATGCCAAGAGCAAGACGCAGTGATGGCGATGCCACCAAAGCACGGATTATAGAAGCCGCCGGACAGCTGATTGCGCAGAACGGCTGGGCCAAAACCACCAACAAGGCCATTGCCAAAAATGCGGAAGCCGATTTAGCCGCCATCAACTACCACTTTGCCGGCAGGGATGGCCTGTACCGCGCGGTTTTAACTGAAGCGCATGCGCATTATCTGAATGAAGCGCGCCTGCGTGAAATTGCCGGCTGCAGCGCCAGCGCTGAAGATAAGCTTGGCCTGCTGTTTGAAACATTGATAGAAAAGCTGAATGAAAAAGACCTATGGCACGGCAAGGTATTCATCAGCGAAATGTTCAGCCCATCACCTCATCTGCAGAATTTTTTTGAAAATGAAGGCGCCCGGAAGTTTCAAATTGTGCGCCGCATCATAGCCGAAGTGACCGGGCTGAATGAAAATGACCCGCGGATTATTCCCTGCATATTCAGCGCTGTTGCGCCCTGCCTGATGCTGCTGTTAACCGGCATGCCGGTTCCCGGGCCAATGCAGGCTTTAGGCCAATTGCCTGCAAAGCAGCTGGCGGAGCATTTTAAGACTTTTGCGCTGGCGGGCTTAAAGGCTGCTGTAGCGCAACAATAA
- a CDS encoding HlyD family efflux transporter periplasmic adaptor subunit: protein MKKTVIAAAAVIALIATAIAYWALNRGPEAAGGLTLYGNVDIRQVSLAFEEAGRIKQMNVQEGDRVQPGQVLALLDTQALEIQAKQAEAQLIAQQQAVVEQDTGTRPEEIAQAQAQAGSAQAQLDKAAKDLQRYQALFNSTGGRAISRQELDAAQSNVNTALAGVKERQAHLALLQKGARKEDRTAAKAQVEATQANLDLMRYKIAQSQLRAPAQATVRARLLEVGDMASAQKTVYTLALSNPKWVRVYANEADLSQIKMGSAAQVIRDAQPDQPVPGKIGYISSVAEFTPKTVQTEDIRTTLVYEVRVYVQDPDDQLKMGQPVTVKIAQASAPAGKK from the coding sequence ATGAAAAAAACCGTCATCGCCGCTGCCGCTGTCATTGCCCTTATCGCCACGGCCATTGCCTACTGGGCGCTGAACAGAGGCCCGGAGGCTGCCGGCGGGCTGACTTTATACGGCAATGTGGATATCCGCCAAGTGTCTTTGGCCTTTGAAGAAGCGGGGCGGATCAAGCAGATGAATGTTCAGGAAGGCGACCGCGTGCAGCCGGGGCAAGTGCTGGCGCTGCTGGACACGCAGGCTTTGGAAATTCAAGCTAAGCAGGCCGAAGCGCAGCTGATTGCGCAGCAGCAGGCTGTAGTGGAGCAGGACACCGGCACACGGCCGGAAGAAATTGCGCAGGCGCAGGCGCAAGCGGGTTCTGCACAGGCCCAGCTGGACAAGGCCGCCAAAGATCTGCAGCGCTATCAGGCGCTGTTTAACAGCACCGGCGGCCGGGCTATCAGCCGGCAGGAGCTGGATGCAGCGCAAAGCAATGTCAACACTGCGTTGGCCGGAGTTAAAGAGCGTCAGGCGCATTTGGCGCTGCTGCAGAAAGGCGCGCGCAAGGAAGACCGCACAGCAGCTAAAGCGCAGGTCGAAGCCACGCAGGCCAATCTGGATTTAATGCGCTACAAAATTGCGCAAAGCCAGCTCCGCGCTCCGGCGCAGGCCACGGTCCGCGCGCGCTTGCTGGAAGTGGGCGATATGGCCAGCGCGCAGAAAACCGTCTATACCTTGGCTTTAAGCAATCCTAAATGGGTGAGGGTCTACGCCAATGAAGCCGATTTAAGCCAGATTAAAATGGGTTCAGCCGCGCAGGTTATCCGCGATGCGCAGCCTGATCAGCCTGTGCCGGGAAAAATCGGCTATATCTCATCTGTTGCGGAATTTACCCCAAAGACTGTGCAGACTGAAGATATCCGCACCACGCTGGTGTATGAGGTGCGGGTGTATGTGCAGGACCCGGATGATCAGCTGAAAATGGGGCAGCCGGTTACGGTAAAAATCGCTCAAGCCTCTGCTCCTGCAGGGAAAAAATAA
- a CDS encoding ATP-binding cassette domain-containing protein: MKAPGIVVSAKALVQVFPPESKGAAEVRALGGLDIDIKAGELTALVGPDGAGKTTFLRLIAGLYQPASGQLEVLGFDVLKHPQRVQERIGYMPQRFGLYEDLSVQENLELYADLHGVPEEIRKARFERLLKITDLQHFTQRPAGKLSGGMKQKLGLACTLVRSPELLLLDEPSAGVDPLSRRDLWIIIEQLVREENLSVIISTAYMDEAERCAQVYVMYEGKVLKQGAPEQLREQVRGLTWQAAPPEGMKARALQAQLLKNTQYIADAVPKGGCVRFMTVQQHRQLPAAELPEGTAVQAREPDLEDAFMLFLHQADQDGRPSQQEHRQVAPEQALMGGSLQIAPDAQPAIAVKDLVRKFGDFTAVASTTFEVQRGEIFGLLGPNGAGKTTTFRMLCGLLPASAGSLQVAGVNLRHARAQARARIGYVSQKFALYGNLSVLDNLKFFGGAYGLSGKKLTIQIDKALQQFGLKPDAKSADLPGGYKQRLSMAAALLHEPEIIFLDEPTSGIDPLARRSFWHTIGELANQGITVIITTHFMEEAEYCDRIAIQDAGKMLALGSPSQVRQQAGADHALDMNSAFIAIVEQARANAVQQEQAE; encoded by the coding sequence ATGAAAGCGCCAGGTATTGTTGTCAGCGCCAAAGCGCTGGTGCAGGTTTTCCCGCCGGAGTCCAAAGGCGCCGCGGAAGTCCGCGCGCTTGGCGGGCTGGATATCGACATTAAAGCGGGCGAGCTGACGGCTTTGGTTGGGCCGGACGGCGCCGGAAAAACCACATTTCTGCGCCTGATTGCGGGGCTGTATCAGCCTGCATCCGGCCAGCTGGAGGTCTTGGGCTTTGATGTATTGAAGCATCCGCAGCGGGTTCAGGAACGGATTGGCTATATGCCGCAGCGCTTTGGCCTGTATGAAGACTTGAGCGTGCAGGAAAATCTGGAGCTGTATGCAGACCTGCATGGTGTGCCTGAAGAAATCCGCAAGGCGCGCTTTGAGCGGCTGCTGAAAATCACTGATCTGCAGCACTTCACACAGCGCCCAGCCGGCAAGCTGTCCGGCGGGATGAAGCAGAAGCTGGGGCTGGCCTGCACCTTGGTGCGTTCGCCTGAACTGCTGCTGCTGGATGAACCCAGCGCCGGGGTCGATCCTCTCTCGCGCCGTGATTTGTGGATCATCATTGAACAGCTGGTGCGCGAGGAAAACCTCAGCGTGATCATCAGCACGGCCTATATGGATGAAGCGGAACGCTGCGCGCAGGTATATGTGATGTATGAAGGCAAAGTGCTGAAGCAGGGCGCGCCGGAGCAGCTGCGTGAACAGGTGCGCGGGCTGACGTGGCAGGCTGCGCCGCCCGAAGGCATGAAAGCCCGCGCGTTGCAGGCGCAGCTGCTGAAAAACACCCAATATATTGCAGACGCTGTGCCGAAGGGCGGCTGCGTGCGCTTTATGACGGTTCAGCAGCACCGGCAGCTTCCCGCTGCTGAACTGCCTGAAGGCACAGCTGTGCAGGCGCGCGAGCCGGATTTGGAAGACGCTTTCATGCTGTTCCTGCATCAGGCTGATCAGGATGGCCGGCCTAGCCAGCAAGAACACCGGCAGGTGGCGCCTGAGCAGGCGCTGATGGGGGGCAGTCTGCAAATAGCGCCGGATGCGCAGCCGGCAATTGCGGTGAAAGATCTGGTGCGGAAGTTCGGCGATTTTACCGCAGTGGCCAGCACGACCTTTGAAGTGCAGCGCGGCGAAATTTTCGGCTTGCTTGGCCCGAATGGCGCAGGCAAAACCACCACATTCCGCATGCTGTGCGGTCTGCTGCCGGCCAGCGCAGGCTCGCTGCAGGTTGCCGGCGTAAACTTGCGCCACGCGCGGGCGCAGGCGCGCGCCCGCATTGGCTATGTATCGCAGAAATTCGCCTTATACGGCAACTTAAGCGTGCTGGACAATCTGAAATTCTTCGGCGGCGCCTACGGCCTGTCCGGCAAAAAGCTCACAATTCAAATTGACAAGGCCCTGCAGCAGTTCGGCTTAAAGCCGGATGCCAAAAGCGCCGATCTGCCCGGCGGCTACAAGCAGCGCCTGTCGATGGCCGCGGCTCTGCTGCATGAGCCGGAAATTATTTTTCTAGATGAGCCGACCAGCGGCATCGACCCGCTGGCGCGCCGTTCGTTCTGGCATACCATCGGTGAACTGGCCAATCAGGGCATTACCGTGATTATTACCACGCACTTTATGGAAGAAGCGGAATACTGTGACCGCATTGCCATTCAGGATGCCGGAAAAATGCTGGCGCTGGGTTCGCCCAGCCAGGTGCGCCAGCAGGCCGGCGCAGATCATGCCTTGGACATGAACAGCGCCTTTATTGCAATTGTGGAGCAGGCGCGTGCCAATGCCGTACAGCAGGAGCAGGCCGAATGA
- a CDS encoding ABC transporter permease, producing the protein MMPEFLMRFRALLKKESRQLIRDKSSLAIGLLLPVVLILLFGYGLSFDLSNGRVGVVAEQPSPQSRQLISGLQGSSYLSAQQYSNYPEAVAAIKNDEIDAILVIPATFAADSAQGQAHLQLLLNGRSTSIASAMQGYVSGAISTASAIQAERQHAGALAVMVTVEQRMWFNESSNSTWYLVPGLIVLILTLIGAFLTCLLIVRERERGTLEALFVTPVRPFELVLAKLAPYFVIGMIDIAVCLTASYFLFDVPMRASMLAIFSASLMYLLVSLLLGLAISGYSSSQFQASQIALLASFMPALMLSGFVFDTQNLPVAVQAVSHVLPATHFMTLIKTLLLGGDDWALWLKECGILMLYVIVLAAVSTRSLKKQLR; encoded by the coding sequence ATGATGCCGGAATTTCTGATGCGCTTCCGGGCCTTGCTGAAAAAGGAAAGCCGGCAGCTGATCCGCGATAAAAGCAGTCTGGCGATAGGCCTGCTGCTGCCGGTTGTGCTGATTCTGCTGTTCGGCTATGGGCTGTCTTTCGATTTAAGCAATGGCCGTGTCGGCGTAGTGGCTGAGCAGCCCTCGCCGCAAAGCCGGCAGCTGATCTCCGGCCTGCAGGGCTCGAGCTATCTCAGCGCGCAGCAGTACAGCAATTACCCTGAAGCCGTGGCGGCGATTAAAAATGACGAAATTGATGCGATTCTGGTGATTCCTGCAACCTTCGCCGCCGACAGCGCGCAAGGCCAAGCGCATTTGCAGCTGCTGCTGAATGGGCGCTCAACCAGCATTGCTTCGGCCATGCAGGGCTATGTCAGCGGCGCCATCAGCACGGCGTCCGCCATTCAGGCCGAACGCCAGCATGCCGGCGCGCTAGCGGTTATGGTAACGGTGGAACAGCGCATGTGGTTTAACGAATCATCCAACAGCACATGGTATTTGGTGCCGGGCTTAATTGTGCTGATACTGACTTTAATCGGCGCGTTTTTAACGTGCCTGCTGATTGTGCGGGAACGCGAGCGCGGCACGCTGGAAGCGCTATTTGTCACGCCGGTCAGGCCTTTTGAACTGGTGCTGGCCAAGCTGGCGCCGTATTTTGTGATTGGCATGATTGATATTGCAGTCTGCCTGACAGCCTCTTATTTTCTGTTTGACGTGCCGATGCGCGCTTCGATGCTGGCGATTTTCAGCGCGTCACTGATGTATCTGCTGGTGTCGCTGCTGCTGGGGCTGGCGATTTCCGGCTATTCCAGCAGCCAGTTTCAGGCCAGCCAGATTGCGCTTTTAGCCAGCTTTATGCCCGCTTTGATGCTGTCGGGCTTTGTATTTGATACTCAGAACTTGCCCGTGGCGGTGCAGGCGGTCAGCCATGTTTTGCCTGCCACGCACTTTATGACGCTGATTAAAACGCTGCTTTTGGGCGGAGATGACTGGGCGCTGTGGCTGAAAGAATGCGGCATTTTAATGCTTTACGTGATTGTGCTGGCCGCCGTATCTACCCGTTCCCTGAAAAAGCAGCTGAGGTAA
- a CDS encoding ABC transporter permease, giving the protein MFSSLLAWFSSLSCLVKKEFLTIFSDPANRAILIAPALVQALLFGYAASYDVNHVDYAVLDQSRGQASAAFIARLDGSGIFTRTQTLQNSSQIQQVIDERRALAVISIPADFESKLNQQQASPIQVILDGRNSSTAGAAGAYIGAVVSQFNQQQLGHAPPVTIETRTWYNPNQQSRWGLMPSLIAALSMIQTLLLSALSVAREREQGTFDQLLVTPYTPMHIMIGKALPPIFVGLMQSTIILLIILFWFQIPMNGSIGLLYFGLVSFNIAVVGVGLSISAVSLNMQQAMLFTFLLIMPLMLLSGLLTPVQNMPKALEIATYANPLRFGIDLVQRVYLEGAQFSQVKYDFIPMIILAAVTLPLAAWLFRNRLS; this is encoded by the coding sequence ATGTTCAGTTCACTCCTTGCATGGTTCAGCTCGCTCAGCTGCCTGGTCAAAAAAGAATTTTTGACCATTTTCAGTGATCCGGCAAACCGGGCGATTTTAATTGCGCCGGCATTGGTGCAGGCGCTGCTGTTCGGCTATGCCGCCAGCTATGATGTCAACCACGTGGATTATGCCGTGCTGGATCAGAGCAGGGGGCAGGCTTCGGCTGCATTCATTGCGCGGCTTGACGGCTCAGGTATTTTTACGCGCACGCAGACGCTGCAGAACAGCAGCCAGATTCAGCAGGTGATTGATGAGCGCAGGGCTTTGGCTGTCATCAGCATTCCAGCAGACTTTGAAAGCAAGCTGAATCAGCAGCAGGCATCGCCTATTCAAGTGATTTTAGACGGGCGCAACTCTTCTACTGCAGGTGCAGCCGGCGCCTATATTGGCGCCGTGGTCAGCCAATTCAATCAGCAGCAGCTGGGGCATGCGCCGCCGGTCACAATTGAAACGCGGACATGGTATAACCCGAATCAGCAGTCGCGCTGGGGGCTGATGCCGTCTCTGATCGCCGCGCTGAGCATGATCCAGACCCTGCTGCTTTCCGCACTGTCTGTTGCGCGCGAGCGAGAGCAGGGCACTTTTGATCAGCTGCTGGTGACGCCGTATACGCCCATGCATATTATGATTGGCAAGGCCCTGCCGCCGATTTTTGTCGGGCTGATGCAGTCCACCATCATCCTGCTGATTATTTTGTTCTGGTTCCAGATTCCAATGAATGGCTCGATTGGCCTGCTGTATTTTGGCTTGGTCAGTTTCAACATTGCCGTGGTGGGCGTCGGGCTGTCTATTTCCGCTGTGTCTTTAAATATGCAGCAGGCCATGCTGTTCACCTTTCTGCTGATTATGCCCTTAATGCTGCTGTCCGGACTGCTGACGCCGGTGCAGAACATGCCGAAGGCGTTGGAAATTGCCACCTATGCCAATCCGCTGCGTTTCGGGATTGATTTGGTGCAGCGGGTTTATCTGGAAGGCGCGCAGTTCAGCCAGGTCAAATATGATTTTATTCCCATGATTATTCTGGCTGCGGTGACATTGCCCTTGGCGGCCTGGCTGTTCAGAAACCGCCTGTCATAG
- the yddG gene encoding aromatic amino acid DMT transporter YddG: MSKNLATLIGFSAILQWSAIVGLLKKISFSIGPDYAVTFMYSISAVILLVLFRIPNLKLIPKPYLIFATLLFVVYELCFSYAIALAQTAQQAIEISLVNYLWPSLTIAALILFKELKFNIFVAVGLAVSLSGIVLIQTGNGAFNWASVFGNIQANPVSYVLAFLGAALWALYCVITKKYSNGHNPIALFFALTAAVLWLKMFWLQDTHALSPLDLTTMLCMLCVSVVTALGYAAWNIGIIKGNITLLVTLSYFSPLISAVFSMLILQTSLSAAFWHGAILVTLGSFICWISTNWQQFKAKLRPPAEQL; encoded by the coding sequence ATGTCTAAAAATCTTGCAACACTGATCGGCTTCAGTGCAATTCTGCAATGGTCGGCTATTGTCGGGCTGTTAAAGAAAATCAGTTTCAGCATCGGGCCGGATTATGCGGTCACCTTTATGTACAGCATCAGCGCGGTTATTTTGCTGGTGCTGTTCCGCATTCCAAATTTAAAGCTCATTCCTAAACCGTATTTAATCTTCGCCACGCTGCTGTTTGTGGTGTATGAACTGTGCTTTTCCTATGCCATCGCTTTGGCGCAAACTGCACAGCAGGCCATAGAAATCAGCCTGGTCAATTATTTATGGCCCAGCCTTACCATTGCTGCCTTAATTCTGTTTAAAGAACTGAAATTCAATATTTTTGTTGCAGTTGGCCTAGCAGTCAGCCTAAGCGGGATTGTGCTGATTCAAACCGGCAATGGCGCTTTCAACTGGGCATCTGTGTTCGGTAATATTCAGGCCAACCCCGTCAGCTATGTTCTGGCTTTTCTGGGCGCGGCCCTGTGGGCGCTGTACTGCGTCATTACCAAAAAATACAGCAACGGCCACAACCCGATTGCCCTGTTTTTTGCCTTAACCGCCGCCGTGCTGTGGCTGAAAATGTTCTGGCTGCAGGATACACATGCCCTGTCGCCTTTAGACCTCACGACGATGCTCTGCATGCTGTGCGTTTCAGTGGTTACGGCGCTGGGCTACGCCGCATGGAATATCGGCATCATTAAGGGCAACATCACCCTGCTAGTGACCCTGTCTTATTTCAGCCCGCTGATCTCTGCAGTATTCTCCATGCTGATTCTGCAGACCAGCTTATCTGCAGCCTTTTGGCACGGGGCAATTCTGGTCACTCTCGGCTCTTTTATCTGCTGGATTTCCACCAACTGGCAGCAGTTCAAGGCCAAGCTCAGGCCGCCGGCCGAACAGCTATGA
- a CDS encoding transposase codes for MNQSNGWITATAVNGDQIRVKIVPLKRQQRNPSGMSWVEVGKKIELETGEDRQFNFDGRSFYLGLNQLYRVAV; via the coding sequence TTGAATCAATCAAATGGCTGGATTACAGCCACTGCCGTAAATGGCGACCAAATCCGTGTAAAAATCGTTCCTCTGAAGCGCCAGCAGCGAAACCCAAGCGGCATGAGCTGGGTTGAAGTCGGCAAGAAAATTGAATTGGAAACCGGTGAAGACCGCCAGTTTAATTTTGATGGCCGGTCTTTTTACCTTGGGCTGAATCAGCTGTATCGGGTTGCTGTGTAG
- a CDS encoding ClbS/DfsB family four-helix bundle protein, which yields MAVPQNKQELISAINLNFEKLLKELNSIPADLAEEKTMDGHVKGMQMSVCNLVAYLLGWNQLVLKWLEKDAARQAIDFPESGFKWNELGKLAQKFYCDYEGLDLHSLLEKLMEAKQKIVQIIENKDNHELYGRAWHAQWSMGRMIQFNTSSPYSNARARLRKWLKLQSLAQ from the coding sequence ATGGCCGTGCCTCAGAATAAACAGGAACTTATAAGCGCAATTAATCTGAACTTTGAAAAACTGCTTAAAGAACTGAACAGCATTCCCGCTGATCTGGCTGAAGAAAAGACCATGGATGGCCATGTGAAGGGAATGCAAATGAGCGTTTGCAATCTTGTGGCTTACCTGCTTGGGTGGAATCAATTGGTGCTGAAATGGCTGGAAAAGGACGCCGCCCGGCAGGCCATCGATTTTCCTGAATCTGGATTTAAGTGGAATGAACTGGGAAAATTGGCGCAGAAATTCTACTGTGACTATGAGGGTTTAGATCTTCACAGCCTGCTGGAAAAACTGATGGAGGCCAAGCAAAAGATAGTTCAGATCATTGAAAATAAAGATAATCATGAGCTATATGGGCGAGCGTGGCATGCGCAGTGGAGCATGGGTCGGATGATTCAATTCAATACATCTTCACCTTACAGCAATGCCCGGGCAAGATTGAGGAAATGGCTGAAACTGCAAAGCCTGGCGCAGTAA